In a genomic window of Muntiacus reevesi chromosome 1, mMunRee1.1, whole genome shotgun sequence:
- the FZR1 gene encoding fizzy-related protein homolog isoform X3, with protein sequence MSGASCGRSSSRTRTRCRAKHGDRFIPSRAGANWSVNFHRINENEKSPSQNRKAKDATSDNGKDGLAYSALLKNELLGAGIEKVQDPQTEDRRLQPSTPERKGLFTYSLSTKRSSPDDGNDVSPYSLSPVSNKSQKLLRSPRKPTRKISKIPFKVLDAPELQDDFYLNLVDWSSLNVLSVGLGTCVYLWSACTSQVTRLCDLSVEGDSVTSVGWSERGNLVAVGTHKGFVQIWDAAAGKKLSMLEGHTARVGALAWNADQLSSGSRDRMILQRDIRTPPLQSERRLQGHRQEVCGLKWSTDHQLLASGGNDNKLLVWNHSSLSPVQQYTEHLAAVKAIAWSPHQHGLLASGGGTADRCIRFWNTLTGQPLQCIDTGSQVCNLAWSKHANELVSTHGYSQNQILVWKYPSLTQVAKLTGHSYRVLYLAMSPDGEAIVTGAGDETLRFWNVFSKTRSTKVKWESVSVLNLFTRIR encoded by the exons ATGAGCGGCGCCTCCTGCGGCAGATCGTCATCCAGAACGAGAACACGATGCCGTGC CAAGCACGGAGACCGATTCATCCCCTCGCGAGCCGGTGCCAACTGGAGCGTGAATTTTCACAGGATCAAT gaaaatgaaaaatcccCCAGCCAGAACCGGAAAGCCAAGGACGCCACCTCGGACAATGGCAAAG ATGGCCTGGCCTACTCGGCGCTGCTCAAGAACGAGCTGCTGGGCGCTGGCATTGAGAAGGTTCAggacccacagacagaggaccgcCGGCTGCAGCCCTCCACACCTGAGAGGAAGGGCCTCTTCACG TACTCCCTCAGCACCAAGCGCTCTAGCCCCGATGATGGCAACGACGTGTCCCCGTACTCCCTGTCCCCCGTCAGCAATAAGAG TCAGAAGTTATTGCGGTCTCCACGGAAACCCACACGCAAGATCTCCAAGATCCCCTTCAAGGTCCTGGATGCTCCTGAGCTGCAGGACGACTTCTACCTGAACCTGGTGGACTGGTCCTCCCTCAACGTGCTCAGCGTGGGGCTGGGGACCTGCGTGTACCTGTGGAGTGCCTGCACCAGCCAG GTGACCCGGCTCTGTGACCTCTCCGTGGAAGGGGACTCAGTGACCTCCGTGGGCTGGTCTGAGAGG GGGAACCTGGTGGCTGTCGGCACACACAAGGGCTTTGTGCAGATCTGGGACGCTGCTGCGGGGAAGAAGCTGTCCATGCTGGAAGGCCACACAGCGCGTGTCG GGGCACTGGCCTGGAACGCTGACCAGCTCTCGTCCGGGAGCCGGGACCGCATGATCCTGCAGAGGGACATTCGCACGCCCCCCCTGCAGTCGGAGCGGCGGCTGCAGGGCCACCGGCAAGAGGTGTGCGGGCTCAAGTGGTCCACCGACCACCAGCTCCTCGCCTCGGGAGGCAACGACAACAAG CTGCTGGTGTGGAACCACTCGAGCCTGAGTCCCGTGCAGCAGTACACGGAGCACCTGGCTGCCGTCAAGGCCATCGCCTGGTCCCCCCACCAGCACGGGCTGCTGGCGTCCGGGGGCGGCACGGCTGACCGCTGCATCCGCTTCTGGAACACACTCACGGGGCAGCCGCTGCAGTGCATTGACACCGGCTCCCAGGTGTGCAACCTGGCCTGGTCCAAGCACGCCAACGAGCTG GTGAGCACGCACGGCTACTCACAGAACCAGATCCTGGTCTGGAAGTATCCCTCTCTGACCCAGGTGGCCAAGCTGACCGGGCACTCCTATCGGGTCCTGTATCTG GCCATGTCTCCTGATGGAGAGGCCATCGTCACCGGTGCTGGAGACGAGACACTGAGGTTCTGGAATGTCTTTAGCAAAACCCGTTCAACAAAGGTAAAGTGG GAGTCCGTGTCCGTCCTCAACCTCTTCACTAGGATCCGGTAA
- the FZR1 gene encoding fizzy-related protein homolog isoform X2 has product MDQDYERRLLRQIVIQNENTMPCVAEMRRTLTPANSPVSSPSKHGDRFIPSRAGANWSVNFHRINENEKSPSQNRKAKDATSDNGKDGLAYSALLKNELLGAGIEKVQDPQTEDRRLQPSTPERKGLFTYSLSTKRSSPDDGNDVSPYSLSPVSNKSQKLLRSPRKPTRKISKIPFKVLDAPELQDDFYLNLVDWSSLNVLSVGLGTCVYLWSACTSQVTRLCDLSVEGDSVTSVGWSERGNLVAVGTHKGFVQIWDAAAGKKLSMLEGHTARVGALAWNADQLSSGSRDRMILQRDIRTPPLQSERRLQGHRQEVCGLKWSTDHQLLASGGNDNKLLVWNHSSLSPVQQYTEHLAAVKAIAWSPHQHGLLASGGGTADRCIRFWNTLTGQPLQCIDTGSQVCNLAWSKHANELVSTHGYSQNQILVWKYPSLTQVAKLTGHSYRVLYLAMSPDGEAIVTGAGDETLRFWNVFSKTRSTKESVSVLNLFTRIR; this is encoded by the exons ATGGACCAGGACTATGAGCGGCGCCTCCTGCGGCAGATCGTCATCCAGAACGAGAACACGATGCCGTGC GTGGCGGAGATGCGGCGAACCCTGACCCCTGCCAACTCCCCTGTGTCCTCCCCCAGCAAGCACGGAGACCGATTCATCCCCTCGCGAGCCGGTGCCAACTGGAGCGTGAATTTTCACAGGATCAAT gaaaatgaaaaatcccCCAGCCAGAACCGGAAAGCCAAGGACGCCACCTCGGACAATGGCAAAG ATGGCCTGGCCTACTCGGCGCTGCTCAAGAACGAGCTGCTGGGCGCTGGCATTGAGAAGGTTCAggacccacagacagaggaccgcCGGCTGCAGCCCTCCACACCTGAGAGGAAGGGCCTCTTCACG TACTCCCTCAGCACCAAGCGCTCTAGCCCCGATGATGGCAACGACGTGTCCCCGTACTCCCTGTCCCCCGTCAGCAATAAGAG TCAGAAGTTATTGCGGTCTCCACGGAAACCCACACGCAAGATCTCCAAGATCCCCTTCAAGGTCCTGGATGCTCCTGAGCTGCAGGACGACTTCTACCTGAACCTGGTGGACTGGTCCTCCCTCAACGTGCTCAGCGTGGGGCTGGGGACCTGCGTGTACCTGTGGAGTGCCTGCACCAGCCAG GTGACCCGGCTCTGTGACCTCTCCGTGGAAGGGGACTCAGTGACCTCCGTGGGCTGGTCTGAGAGG GGGAACCTGGTGGCTGTCGGCACACACAAGGGCTTTGTGCAGATCTGGGACGCTGCTGCGGGGAAGAAGCTGTCCATGCTGGAAGGCCACACAGCGCGTGTCG GGGCACTGGCCTGGAACGCTGACCAGCTCTCGTCCGGGAGCCGGGACCGCATGATCCTGCAGAGGGACATTCGCACGCCCCCCCTGCAGTCGGAGCGGCGGCTGCAGGGCCACCGGCAAGAGGTGTGCGGGCTCAAGTGGTCCACCGACCACCAGCTCCTCGCCTCGGGAGGCAACGACAACAAG CTGCTGGTGTGGAACCACTCGAGCCTGAGTCCCGTGCAGCAGTACACGGAGCACCTGGCTGCCGTCAAGGCCATCGCCTGGTCCCCCCACCAGCACGGGCTGCTGGCGTCCGGGGGCGGCACGGCTGACCGCTGCATCCGCTTCTGGAACACACTCACGGGGCAGCCGCTGCAGTGCATTGACACCGGCTCCCAGGTGTGCAACCTGGCCTGGTCCAAGCACGCCAACGAGCTG GTGAGCACGCACGGCTACTCACAGAACCAGATCCTGGTCTGGAAGTATCCCTCTCTGACCCAGGTGGCCAAGCTGACCGGGCACTCCTATCGGGTCCTGTATCTG GCCATGTCTCCTGATGGAGAGGCCATCGTCACCGGTGCTGGAGACGAGACACTGAGGTTCTGGAATGTCTTTAGCAAAACCCGTTCAACAAAG GAGTCCGTGTCCGTCCTCAACCTCTTCACTAGGATCCGGTAA
- the FZR1 gene encoding fizzy-related protein homolog isoform X1, which produces MDQDYERRLLRQIVIQNENTMPCVAEMRRTLTPANSPVSSPSKHGDRFIPSRAGANWSVNFHRINENEKSPSQNRKAKDATSDNGKDGLAYSALLKNELLGAGIEKVQDPQTEDRRLQPSTPERKGLFTYSLSTKRSSPDDGNDVSPYSLSPVSNKSQKLLRSPRKPTRKISKIPFKVLDAPELQDDFYLNLVDWSSLNVLSVGLGTCVYLWSACTSQVTRLCDLSVEGDSVTSVGWSERGNLVAVGTHKGFVQIWDAAAGKKLSMLEGHTARVGALAWNADQLSSGSRDRMILQRDIRTPPLQSERRLQGHRQEVCGLKWSTDHQLLASGGNDNKLLVWNHSSLSPVQQYTEHLAAVKAIAWSPHQHGLLASGGGTADRCIRFWNTLTGQPLQCIDTGSQVCNLAWSKHANELVSTHGYSQNQILVWKYPSLTQVAKLTGHSYRVLYLAMSPDGEAIVTGAGDETLRFWNVFSKTRSTKVKWESVSVLNLFTRIR; this is translated from the exons ATGGACCAGGACTATGAGCGGCGCCTCCTGCGGCAGATCGTCATCCAGAACGAGAACACGATGCCGTGC GTGGCGGAGATGCGGCGAACCCTGACCCCTGCCAACTCCCCTGTGTCCTCCCCCAGCAAGCACGGAGACCGATTCATCCCCTCGCGAGCCGGTGCCAACTGGAGCGTGAATTTTCACAGGATCAAT gaaaatgaaaaatcccCCAGCCAGAACCGGAAAGCCAAGGACGCCACCTCGGACAATGGCAAAG ATGGCCTGGCCTACTCGGCGCTGCTCAAGAACGAGCTGCTGGGCGCTGGCATTGAGAAGGTTCAggacccacagacagaggaccgcCGGCTGCAGCCCTCCACACCTGAGAGGAAGGGCCTCTTCACG TACTCCCTCAGCACCAAGCGCTCTAGCCCCGATGATGGCAACGACGTGTCCCCGTACTCCCTGTCCCCCGTCAGCAATAAGAG TCAGAAGTTATTGCGGTCTCCACGGAAACCCACACGCAAGATCTCCAAGATCCCCTTCAAGGTCCTGGATGCTCCTGAGCTGCAGGACGACTTCTACCTGAACCTGGTGGACTGGTCCTCCCTCAACGTGCTCAGCGTGGGGCTGGGGACCTGCGTGTACCTGTGGAGTGCCTGCACCAGCCAG GTGACCCGGCTCTGTGACCTCTCCGTGGAAGGGGACTCAGTGACCTCCGTGGGCTGGTCTGAGAGG GGGAACCTGGTGGCTGTCGGCACACACAAGGGCTTTGTGCAGATCTGGGACGCTGCTGCGGGGAAGAAGCTGTCCATGCTGGAAGGCCACACAGCGCGTGTCG GGGCACTGGCCTGGAACGCTGACCAGCTCTCGTCCGGGAGCCGGGACCGCATGATCCTGCAGAGGGACATTCGCACGCCCCCCCTGCAGTCGGAGCGGCGGCTGCAGGGCCACCGGCAAGAGGTGTGCGGGCTCAAGTGGTCCACCGACCACCAGCTCCTCGCCTCGGGAGGCAACGACAACAAG CTGCTGGTGTGGAACCACTCGAGCCTGAGTCCCGTGCAGCAGTACACGGAGCACCTGGCTGCCGTCAAGGCCATCGCCTGGTCCCCCCACCAGCACGGGCTGCTGGCGTCCGGGGGCGGCACGGCTGACCGCTGCATCCGCTTCTGGAACACACTCACGGGGCAGCCGCTGCAGTGCATTGACACCGGCTCCCAGGTGTGCAACCTGGCCTGGTCCAAGCACGCCAACGAGCTG GTGAGCACGCACGGCTACTCACAGAACCAGATCCTGGTCTGGAAGTATCCCTCTCTGACCCAGGTGGCCAAGCTGACCGGGCACTCCTATCGGGTCCTGTATCTG GCCATGTCTCCTGATGGAGAGGCCATCGTCACCGGTGCTGGAGACGAGACACTGAGGTTCTGGAATGTCTTTAGCAAAACCCGTTCAACAAAGGTAAAGTGG GAGTCCGTGTCCGTCCTCAACCTCTTCACTAGGATCCGGTAA